In a single window of the Balaenoptera acutorostrata chromosome 3, mBalAcu1.1, whole genome shotgun sequence genome:
- the TSPAN3 gene encoding tetraspanin-3 — MGQCGITSSKTVLVFLNLIFWGAAGILCYVGAYVFITYDDYDHFFEDVYTLIPAVVIIAVGALLFIIGLIGCCATIRESRCGLATFVIILLLVFVTEVVVVVLGYVYRAKVENEVDRSIQKVYKTYNGTNPDAASRAIDYVQRQLHCCGIHNYSDWENTDWFKETKNQSVPLSCCRETASSCNGSLAHPSDLYAEGCEALVVKKLQEIMMHVIWAALAFAAIQLLGMLCACIVLCRRSRDPAYELLITGGTYA, encoded by the exons GGAGCAGCTGGCATTTTATGCTATGTGGGAGCCTATGTCTTCATCACTTACGACGACTATGACCACTTCTTTGAAGATGTGTACACTCTCATCCCTGCTGTGGTGATCATAGCTGTAGGAGCCCTGCTCTTCATTATTGGGCTAATTGGCTGCTGTGCCACAATCCGGGAAAGCCGCTGTGGACTTGCCACG TTTGTCATCATCCTACTCTTGGTTTTTGTCACAGAAGTTGTTGTAGTGGTTTTGGGATATGTTTACAGAGCAAAG GTGGAAAATGAGGTTGATCGCAGCATTCAGAAAGTGTATAAGACCTACAATGGAACCAACCCTGATGCTGCTAGCCGGGCTATTGATTATGTACAGAGACAG CTGCATTGTTGTGGAATTCACAACTATTCAGACTGGGAAAATACAGACTGgttcaaagaaaccaaaaaccaGAGTGTCCCTCTTAGCTGTTGCAGAGAGACCGCCAGCAGCTGTAATGGCAGTCTGGCCCACCCCTCTGACCTCTATGCCGAG GGGTGTGAGGCTCTAGTTGTGAAGAAGCTACAAGAAATCATGATGCATGTTATCTGGGCAGCACTGGCATTTGCAGCTATTCAG CTGCTGGGCATGCTGTGTGCCTGCATCGTATTGTGCAGAAGGAGTAGAGATCCTGCTTACGAGCTGCTCATCACCGGTGGAACCTATGCATAG